The genomic window TCAAAGTGTTCAGCTTCCCTTGTTACCAAAGCTCAGCCATGGAATTAGTGACTTCTGTGCTGGGTTCACTACTTGCAGACGTAGGTAGACATCTTTATGGCTTCATTTCTTCTGGAATTAGGAATTCCAGGCTGTATTTTAATGATCTGGAAAAAGAGATGAAGCTCCTGACAGACTTGAGAAATAATGTGGAAATGGAGGGTGAATTGGTTACAATCATTGAAGCAACTGAGTGGCTTAAACAGGTTGAAGGGATTGAGCATGAGGTGAGTTTGATTCAGGAAGCTGTAGCAGCCAACCATGAAAAATGTTGTGGGGGTTTCTTGAATTGCTGTCTGCACCGTAGGCAACTGGCGAAAGGGTTCAAGGAGGTGAAAAGACTGGAGGAAGAGGGCTTCAGCCTGCTAGCTGCAAATCGAATACCAAAAAGTGCTGAGTACATCCCAACAGCACCAATTGAAGACCAAGCAACAGCAACACAAAATTTAGCCAAAATAATGAATCTGCTGAACGATGATGGGGTTAGGAGGATTGGTGTTTGGGGCATGGGGGGAGTAGGTAAAACTACTCTCATCAAGAACTTGAACAACAAGCTCAGGAATGCTTCGTCCGCGCAACCTTTCAGGATTGTCATATGGGTTACAGTGTCGCAGGAGCTGGACTTGAAAAAGATACAAACACAAATTGCTGAGAGGTTGGATTTGGGGCTGATTATGAATGGAAGCAATAGGACTGTGGCTGGTAGGTTGTTCCAGAGACTGGAGCAGGAGAAATTTCTCCTCATTCTGGATGATGTTTGGGAGGGAATTGATTTGGATGCTTTGGGAGTTCCTCAGCCTGAAGTTCACGCGGGTTGTAAGATCATATTGACATCTAGACGTTTTGATGTTTGTCGGGAAATGAAGACAGACATTGAAGTTAAAATGGATGTCCTCAACCATGAAGAAGCTTGGAAATTGTTTTGCCAAAATGCAGGGGAGGTAGCCACATTAAAGCACATCAAACCATTAGCAGCAGGAGTGGCTGGAGAATGTGCTGGGTTACCCTTGGCAATAATCATCATGGGAACATCTATGAGGGGGAAGACAAGGGTAGAGCTATGGAAGGATGCATTGAACGAGCTTCGAAGATCAGTACCATACAACATCGAAGGGATCGAGGATAAGGTTTACAAGCCCTTGAAGTGGAGTTATGACTCATTGCAAGGTGAGAGCATCAAGTCTTGTTTCCTCTATTGCTCTTTATTTCCTGAGGATTTCTCAATCCAAATAAGTGAGCTTGTACAATGTTGGCTTGCCGAAGGTTTCATAAATGAGCAACAAAACTGTGAGGATGTAAAAAACAGGGGGATTGCTTTAATTGAAAATCTGAAGGACTGTTGTTTGTTGGAACATGGTGACCATAAGGACACCGTGAAAATGCATGATGTAGTTCGTGACGTTGCTAAATGGATTGCATCCACCTTGGAGGATGGAAGTAAATCCCTTGTTGAATCAGGGGTTGGACTTGGTCAAGTTTCAGAGGTTGAGTTATCAAAGCCTCTCAAGAGAGTTTCTTTCATGTTTAACAAAATAACAAGGCTGCCTGAACATGCTATAGGGTGTTCAGAGGCATCCACTTTATTACTACAAGGTAATCTCCCCCTGCAGGAAGTTCCTGAAGGATTTCTCTTGGGATTTCAAGCACTGAGGGTCTTGAACATGAGTGGAACCCAGATCCAGAggctgccttcttccattctgcaGCTTGCTCAACTTAGAGCTCTTCTTTTGAAGGGGTGCCTTCGTCTGGTAGAATTACCCCCACTGGGAAGCCTCTGTAGATTACAAGTACTTGACTGCAGTGCTACTCTGATCAATGAATTGCCAGAAGGGATGGAGCAATTGAAGAAGTTAAGGGAGCTAAACCTATCACGCACTATCCACCTGAAAACCATTCAAGCTGAAGTTATAGCTGGGTTGTCTAGTTTAGAGGTTCTAGACATGACAGATAGTGAATATAAATGGGGTGTGAAGGGAAAGGTGGAAGAGGGACAAGCATCATTTGAGGAGCTTGAATGCCTTGAgaaattgattgatttatccATTAGGCTGGAAAGTACTTCATGTCCTGCTCTGGAAGATGTCAACTGGATGAACAAATTGAACCGATTCCTATTCCATATGGGTTCAACCACTCATGAAATTCACAAAGAAACTGAACATGACGGAAGACAAGTAATTCTCAGGGGCCTCGATCTCTCGGGAAAGCAGATTGGATGGTCAATCACCAATGCAAGTTCTCTGCTCTTGGATCGTTGCAAGGGATTAGACCATCTGCTAGAGGCCATAACCATTAAGAGCATGAAGAGTGCTGTTGGTTGCTTCTCTTGTTTGAAGGCACTTACTATTATGAATTCTGGCAGCAGGTTACGGCCAACAGGAGGATATGGTGCTCGTTGCGACCTATTACCAAATCTAGAGGAAATTCATCTCTGTGGTCTCACAAGGCTGGTAACCATTTCTGAACTAACTAGTCAGCTTGGACTAAGATTCTCAAAGCTAAGAGTAATGGAAGTGACCTGGTGTCCCAAACTAAAATACCTTCTTTCTTATGGTGGTTTCATCCGAACATTAAAAAATCTGGAAGAAATCAAGGTAAGAAGCTGCAACAATTTGGATGAGCTCTTTATTCCTAGTTCAAGGCGGACTTCTGCCCCAGAACCTGTTCTTCCCAAGCTACGAGTAATGGAACTGGACAATCTTCCCAAGTTGACATCCCTTTTCAGAGAGGAGTCATTGCCACAGCTGGAGAAACTTGTAGTGACTGAGTGCAATCTTCTGAAGAAGCTACCTATCACCCTCCAAAGCGCATGTtccatgaaagaaataaaaggagAAGTTGAATGGTGGAATGAGTTGGAGTGGGCTGATGATGCTATCCGTTTGAGTCTGCAGCATCATTTCAATTCTTAGAATAGGCTCCGGAGAAGAAGGCTGTTGGTACCTCATTGCAAATATAAAGTAATGATGATGGGAGAGATGATATGGGCATAGAAAGCTACATGAAGAGATTGGAACTGCAGGCTCTCCAAGGTTTCAAACAGCTCCATATATATGAGTGGTGGTGTAAGCAATCATGAGAGTGAAGTTGTAGAATAATTAATGTACATTTGGCTATTTCTGTCCCATGTTGTTTCTACTGTGGGCAATTTTTCTTATACACAAAAGCTGTGAATATGATCCTGATCCTGCAATATCTTCCACACACCCCACACCcccttcatttgttttttttcaatcatcCAAAAACATCATAAACTTGTTGGAAGATGTGATTGGTTTCCATATATCATTGGAGAAACCCCCATCCTTTTCCAAGTTTCATTTAGTGTTTAATatcaaactttaaaaataacatttaggatatgatgaagaaaataTATCTTAATTCACACTCCTAAATTCAATATGATTTGAAGTTCTTCAAGTCACTGTCTTGAATTTCTTCTGATAACCGTCTTGAGTTCTTCTACCcttaataaatattatgaatttcaaaataagtctaatttgatttcataacaaatttatgggaaaatgaatcaaaaaattttaagaaaagaaaacttaatGTGGTTGTTAAGACcactttaatttagttttaacattctcccacttggtttGTAACAacgatttttagtttttttaaatttttttttatttttactaaattcaTTAAATGGTTATCCATAATCACAATTACTTTAAATTCCAAAATTATATAGCTTGAACAAACAAACTGCTAATATGGATTATGGTGGTCCGAcattacatttttaatataattccaAATATACATCATAATATTAGTAATTTTCTTGTTTGAACAACCTTTAATGAAGAATTTTGGTTAAAATAATTCTATTATATCCACAAACTTCAATGACCCAACTTTAATGTTAAATACATATTAATTCTGTTCTGAATATTATTCCATTAAAATGtgcatataataaaaacatgatAGAGTAGAATCATTATGAACAATAAAGTatctcaataaaaaaattctttaacaaACTATGAAGACCCATATTACAAGAATGTTCCTTAAAGGTCTTTTGCTTCAATGCTTTAGTTGAAGGGTCCACAATCATTAAGTTGGTATTGATGTGTTCAATTGACACCATTTGATTCTATACTCTTTCCCTCACaataagatattttatgtcaatAGCCTTTGGTACGCTTGAACTCTTGTTTTCAAAGAAGAAAACTACAACGAAATTATCACATAAAATTCTCAGTGGCTTTGAGATGGAATCTAAAATTCAAAGTCTTGAGATGAAGTTCATTAACTAAAATGCCTGAAAACCGGTCTCATAGCATACCACAAAATTCTGCTTTTATAGTGGAGAAAGCAATTAATgatttctttgaattttctatGAGTTAATTCTACCGAAAAATAAGACTTACCTCATTTCAAATGAGTGGGTAAAACAAGTAAATACCAACTTCTTAAATATACATGAAAACCTTGAGTTGATGTTGTCTGTTCATACCCAAGTGGAAAAGGTTGCAATTGGCATTGACATATCAAatgctctattttctttcattgaattCAAGGACATAGAATATCATACTCCAACGAACAATCTCATtggtatgtgtgtgtgtgtataatGATTATTAAACTTTATGATGCTAGAATAACACATTATAACAAATTTCCTTTTACATTTATAtgttctctctcttcctctctcttaGGCATATTAGATGTCTTTATCAAGGTTGATGCAATTGTTCCTATGAGAAGAAATGGAACTGATATTGAAGTCTATAGTCGGAATGTCACCCTCGTCAACTTAGAGCActactttttaaaaactttagaaaaaacaaattatttcattttttgaatcttaattatttaacatttataataatattctaTTCTCATGTGTTAAAAGTAAGGATACTATCATCCTAACATTGTGAAGGGAATCTTACTTCATATGAAAGACAACTACTAGAAGAATTAGAAGCTAACCAACCAACCAATAATTGCTTCATCAAAAGCAAAATTGACAACATATGAAGGTATGTAGACAAATCACATGTTATATAttcttcttgtttcttttgtttctcttctatCATATAAACtactaataaataattattattggtTAGGTGAGTTTTCCTTGTCAACATTATCGATTACCATAATCCATATCAACccaaattttcatcaatttgaaaTAATGAAAGATCGGTATGCTTTACACGCTATATAACTATAACTTCacctaaaaaaatgttaatactTGTATTAAAACTATTATACAGGGCAAACTCGATCAGAGGTCTAAAGAAGGGAAATTTATCGCTCTAACAAAAATTGTTTAAGCAAAGCACATTAGCATTACAGATCTAATACAAAGACTGTTACTTGATTTTAAAGTATTTAATCTTCTAGAAAACACATTACTCATTTACAATAACAATCATTAATATTAGCAATATGAATGAATCTTGGTACGACGCATGTAAGAAATTCAATAAGAAAGTGTTAATAAGGGAATAATGTATAGAATGTACTAAATATTGTAGAACAACCGCTAAATACCATCCAAGGTAATATCATAATACAACATGTCTACAAATACTTTCTAATTACACCAAACATAGTTTCCATAATAACAAGTCAATTAGAGTTTCTAGAAGAAGTGACATTTATCCAGCTTACCAGTTACCcatgaaagaaaggaaaaaaaagaaagaaaagaaaaatctgtATGTCCGTTTGTCTATCATCCGTACCCTTGATGGTGCACGTGGCgtgataaaaaatattggtcaaatgaatgaaaaaaaataaaaaatttggagaaGTTTAGAATTGAAAAGAGAAACTGAGAGCACACGGTTTCTGAAGAGGATTCCCAATTTCAACGTGTGCGTTTGTTGTCTGAGAAGGAATGAGTCCAACCCAACCCCGTCTCTTTCTTCAATCTTCtccttctttcttctctctccAATATTCCACTTCCTGGTGcgttttctttccttccttcttctatttttccatttatctttttcttttcttattaaatTATTGTGTTGGCTTCCCGGAAAATGGGGCAAAATAAGACACAAAGGCGAATTTCGATTCCTATTCTTATGCTTTTTAAGATTGGGTTCTCCAATATTAGCAGTTCTATTAAACCTAGTGAAGTAATTGCATGAAGCTTATTTGAAAATTCCGAGATTCTTTTCTAGTaatttcttagcaaccaaacggTAATCAACTAAGAAGAAAAGATTTGtttcatgatttctttttttcttttccgtATTCCCGTTGCAATTGAACAAGTGGATATTTCTCAGTTGCTCCATTAATtatcttgttttatttattattattttttttttacggTTTACTTTTGCCTTTTGCTGTTAAATTACTGTGTTTGATTGCTCGGAAAATAGAGGGaataagaccaaaaaaaaaaaaaaaattgtatttcgaTTCTTATTCTTTGTTCGTTAAGTTTTTTCTTAAGTGTTAGCAAATCTACTATATTAAGGCGAGTGATTGTATAAAGGTCACAGCTGAAAAATCCCGGATTCTGTTCCTTTATTTTTTGCCCTTAGATATCCGTGAGTTTTCTGTTCTTTTGGTAATTTTTATGAGATTTAAAAAGTAGGTGTTTCATTGTTTCCCCATTAATGATCTGGGTTGGTTTTGTAAGTCCTTTATAGTATCCATTTCTGTGTTTTCTGTTTAATTACTGCGTTAGATTGTTGGGAAGACGGGGAAAATACCAATTCTTCCTTTAGTCGATCAATTCCTGTAAGGGATCTACTACGGAACACacacaaaaactgttttttggcTGACTCTTATGAGTTTAAACAAGTGGGTATTTCTTAGTTGCTCCATTGAGGATCTggattgttttttaacttattttattttgtttttttatttaaaatccttCTTGTCATTTTATCTTCTATGCTTGTAATAATCTCTGTACAAAAAAATTCTAGGTTTTCTTGATGATAAACCAAGATAATGATATCTTCTGTTGGGTTTTGCAAactttgatatttaaatttgatGTTTGTTTCCTTTATTAGGTTTTTGAGTTTATTTATATGGTGGGGTGATTGATTgggttattttaattttgatgtcTCATTTATTCTAGGTTGAAATTTGCTATTTGTTCTGATTGAGATAGTATGACCGAGAACTATGGCCATACTAGTGCAAGTGGCAATGCGAGCTCTCACTCAAGCTCTAGTTTGAATAGCAGCTTGCAAGACACAGAGGATGACCAAACCATTGCTAGAATCTTAGCAGAAGAAGAAAGTTTGAAAAATGGAAACAAGCTTGGGAAGAGACTTTCTCATTTGAATTCTATTCCGGTATGTTCCACACaattttgttagtatttttaattgttCTGTATGTGCTTCAACTTATCATTATGAAAGTTGGTTTCCACTTTTCTTGGTTTTgtatgtttatttgtttttaaaaccttTTGCAATTGCCATGATTGATGTAGGAATTCAAAAGCATGTATAACACCTACATGGACCTGAGTTAAGATTGATATATGATGGTGTCACTGTATTAAAGAAGGTATATTGAATATTCCCTAAAAAGGCAAATTCAATTGTGGcaacatggaagaagaaaaggagaatatcaattttatttttttattgttcttaATATGCACAAGTACACTTAGTGGTGGGATTGACAATCATCTCTATCCCATATTTTGTGGCCTATACAGTTTTATCCAATTCCACATCTTCAGGGTccaaaatttgagaattattCATGTATCTTAGACCACATTTTCACCATGGATAACTGCTAGTTAGAATAGTACTTGCCATCTACTTGGtgttttcatttcctttttgtcCGTTCTAGACATTGAAGTCATGACCAAATAGGGTAAACTTCATCTTGTAGTATCATAGCAGGACCAGTCCATTCAGAGGATAAACTGTAATTCATCTAGAACATCCAACTTGCTTCTAGCTAGTTTTGCAACTAGGTGTGGTTGGTTGGGCTCCATTCTCAGGTAGACTTGGTGTAGTCCAGATCACAAAACCTAGAGACTGAAGTTCAGTAGTGTGGGTTTCAGTTAGGGGCCCTTAATACTTGATTGGCCTCTTAACCGACCATGCAGTTGTAGCATCACTCCTCTCTTGTTATAATTTTGTCTTCAAAACTATATTCTTTTACTATTTTAGAACAAAATATCATGTCATGAAGCAGCCATAGTGAGTTTAATTTGGATTGCATGAATATGGCATGAATGATAGAAATTGGAAGTTTGTACATATCCTGGGAGTGCCAGACACATGATTCTGGTGTATCATATCAAACAATATGGCTTCTCTTCAGAAATGTCTGAGCTACATAGTTCACCAGAATGGACATCTAGTACTATTGGCACTTTTCTTCTTGTTATCGGTCTGGTTTTTGTGGGCTTGCAGCCAATCGGTCTTAGTAAAAGCGCACAAATTTAAGCCGCATGGATATGCCTATGGTGAAATTTTGTAAGGAAAGTGTGCAGTAGAGGCTTATAAAAGTTATCAAACACATGGGCCACTTTTAGAAATAGACTAAGTGAAATTAGTGTGGGTTTAAACAGTATTGGAAAGAAGAAAAGGTGAGGATGTATctgtccatatatatatatttttttttgataagtaaagcaaGATGTATTAATGAAGAGACGGAAAGTTAcaaagtatacagggggtatacaaagcAACTAACCCCCTCTCAAAGCAAAAAAGAAGACCAACAAGACTCACCACCCCTTAGTTGGACGCTAACCATTCCAAGAACCCTATAAGGGACATACGCTCCTCaccaatatacaatctagcccaGCTCCACAaactacaaacaaaagaattcttaagcttttgaatatctaacactcccccccTAAAAGTTagtctattcctttccttccaaatcgtccaaaaaatacacaacggtatggatttccatatctttttcattttctttcccacaaaagggCCTCTCCAGCTagttaagacctcctttacagtttttgGAAAGACCTATTGCACACCTGATAACCCAAGAACAATATCCCATAGAACTCTGACCACTATACAGTGAATAAGTatatgatttacagtttcttcttcacaaccacacagaAAGCAACAATTAGGAAGTTGCCATCCTTTTTTCTGGAGTCTATCAGGAGTGAGCACCCTCCCCcatgtagcctcccaagcatAGAATGCAACCTTGGTTGGGACTGaatccacccaaatgcatctTGATGGAAAAACAATATCATTGGGTCTGGCCACCAATCTATATGCTTCTTTAACCCTAAACTTTCCATTCTTTCCTCCCTTCCAGCAGACTGAATCTTCCTCCATAGAGGGCTTGTAACCCCTCAGAGCATGGAGCAAGTCCCCTATcatatccatctcccaatcGTTAAAGTCCCTCAAAAATCTTAGATTCCACCCCCCTTGACCGAAATTctgatcccacatctcctccaccGTAGCATTCCTATGAGAAGCCATAGCAAATAGGTGAGGGAAATTTTGGGACAACCTTGTACCATTACACCAAACATCAgtccaaaaattgattttgcttCCCTTCCCAACTATGAACCCCATGTTATCATAGCACCATTCAGTTTCCTTCAAGATTTCCTTCCACACCCCTACTCTGAACGCCCCATAAGCCCTCTTTGCTCTCCAACCATGACCTTCTTGCCCATATTTCACCGTTATCACTTGCTTCCAAAGATTATCTTTATCATAAGCAAATCTCCAGATCCATTTACCAAGCAAAGCTTTGTTCAAGAGCACTAGCTTCCTTAAGCCTAGCCATCCCTTGCTCTTATCCTCACAAATCGCCTCCCACTTGATTAGATGAGCTTTCctttccacacttccccctccccaaaggaagTCTCTTTGAGCTTTTTCTAATCTCCTAGCCACTGACTTAGGCATCTGGAACAAAGACATAtgatagattggcatgctagccaaggtGCTTCTTGtgagagtgattctccccccTTTGGAGATATATTGTCGTTTCCACCGTGCTAGTCTCCTCCTCActttctcttccaccccatcccaaactgaAGGGGCTTTGTTAGGAGCCCCTAATGGCAAGCCCAAGTATTGAGAAGGCAACGAGCCCACCCTACACCCTAATTCCACTGccatctcctcaatctcctccaCCACACCAACTGGGATAatttcacttttgtccaaattaATCCTTAGGCCTAAAGCTGCTTCAAACCACAAAAGAATCCAGCTTAAATGTGTTAGGTGCTCTTTATTTGCCTCACAGAACACgattgtgtcatcagcaaagaAAAGATGAGAGATTTTTAGATTGTGTCTCCTATCACCCTGAATATTGCAACCTGAGAGGTAGCCCCCCGCAACCGCCCTCCTAATTAGGGCATCTAGAACTTCCATTCCCAGAACAAAGAGGTAAGGTGATAAGGGATCCCCTTGACGAAGCCCTTTAGAACTCGGGAAAAATCCAGCTGGAACCCCATTAACTAGAACTGAAAACTTGGCTGAAGAtatacaactccacatccaacCCAACCACTTTGAGCCAAATCTCATTTTGTGTAGTGTCTTCAACAAAAACTGCCAGTTGATGCTATCATACgctttctcaatatccaacTTACAAAtgagccctttctcttttcttttctgccaCGAGTCTATCACCTCATTCACAATTAAAGAAGCATCAAGGATTTGTCTTCCCATCACAAATGTATTCTGAGTTGGGGCTACCACTTTGCTTAACATTCTCTTGAGTCTATTAGCTAACACTTTAGCCATCAATTTGTATAGCCCCCACAAGAgactaatgggtctaaaatccCCCAGATCAGCCGTTCCCCCTTTCTTAGAAATCAGAACCAGGAAAGTATTATTGAGACTTTTGAGAAAGGAGCTttgctcatgaaactccttaaACATCTCCAAGATCTCCCctttcacaaaatcccaacaacTTTGCCAAAACTCCATAGTAAAACCGTCCGGCctaggggctttatccccattcatctccatcaagaCTGAATGGATCTCATTTTCAGAGAACAGAATCTCAAGATTCTCTGCTTCTTGCTGGCTAATTTGATCTAATTGGATCCTCCCAATATCCGCCTTCCATCCCAAGTCTTCTGAGAGCATTTGCTGATAAGCATTAGCAATCCCTTCCCTTACTTCCTGTTCCTCTAAGAGCCAAACCCCATCAATTTTAATTCTGTCCAAGGAGTTATTGTTACAGTGGGCATTCGCCATCCGATGAAAAAATCCCGTATTTttatccccttccttaagcTATATCTCCCTTGAGAGTTGTCTCCAATGACTTTCTTTCAAGAGAACCCATTTTTTATAGCTTTCCTttgcttccttttttaattctGTCTCCTCCAAAGACAATCTTCTTTCACTTTCCACACGGTCCCAATAATCCACTTGCTGCAAAGCTGCACTTTTATTACCTTCCAGATTTCCAAAGACCTCTCTATTCCAAACTTTTAGTTTCTGTTTGAGCTCCTTCATCTTTGCTTCCAATCTATAACTAGCAGTGCCTCTGACCTCAATTCCCCTCCACCAATTCCGGATAAGGTCTAGAAAACCCTCAACTTTTAGCCACATGTTTTCGAACCTGAAAGGAGAAGGACCTCTCCTTAGCCCGCCTCCTTCTAGAAGAAGGGGGAAGTGGTCAGAAACAAGACGAGGCAACCTTCTTTGAATCACCCCACTGAACTAATCTAGCCAACTAGGAGACACCAAGAACCTGTCCAATCTAGCCCAGGACTGGTTGTTAAGGCCCCCGCTCCATGTAAACACTCCCCCTTGCAACAGAAGATCTACCAGCCCTAGATCATCAATAATATAAGCCAACCTCCTCATGGTCGGGGTTATTCTTCCTTGTCGGCTTCTTTCTCTTTGAAAAAGGGTACTATTAAAGTCGCCGCCTAAGCACCAAGGCTCGTCCCAAATTCCTCTTACAGCCCCAATCTCATCCCACAAACATTCTCTTTCCTCTTTGGTGAAAGGACCATAGACTCCCGTAAACACCCAAACAACCCCATCTTCCACATTCTTGAATCTACACGATAGGGAGTACTAGCCCTCCTCCCAATCCACAATTTCCAGCAACCTTTTATCCCAGCAAATCAACAGACCTCCCGCTACCCCATCCGCATCCAAAGCCCTCCAATCTAAGAATCTTGTCGAGCCTAAACTTCTCACCACCCCCTCCGACATTGGctgaatttttgtctcctgaatACACAGTAAGTCAACTTTTTGATTCCTTATGAATGTCTTGATAATTTTCCTCTTGGACCTGTCATTTGCctccctcacattccaacttaaCAACTTTAGCTTCATTAATCTACTGCAAGCTGATCCCCTTTGTCTTGTGAAGGGCCTTTTTGCTTATACCCCTTCTCATAATTAACTGAGCACCCTAGCCTCTTCAAttccctttcaaattttgacTTCTCCATCAATTCTTTGTTATGAATTCTCTCCcgtctctttcttattttgatcaaaaagttcaaaatttccttttccagCCCTTCTGTCGAAAAGCCCAAAAAGTGACTAAACTTGGCCAAGCTACTTTCCTCCCATCTATCCTCTTTCTCATTTCTAATCTCTTGAGGTTCTGTCATCTCTGAATTCCACTCCACCCCCCTAGCCAAATTACGGTCCTTAGTGAATTCTACCAAGTCCCAGCATCCATTGCCATCCATTCCGAGGCCAACTTCATTTATTTCCCCTAGCACTCCAGAGTGATCGAAAGACTCTCCCTCCGGAGTCTGATCAAAAGAATACAGGATAAGATGAGAAGACCCATAACCCCTTTCCCCCTCTATTCTTAGTCCAGAATCATAcctcatggcttcctctgccaAAGCCTTGTTTGTTGCTGAGAGTATGGCTTTCACCCTTTTCTTCCTTATTTCCTCTATCTCCCAGATGACTAAGTGCTCTCCCTCTAAAGAACTCCCGTTGCTAGCAATTCTGCATTCCAGAAGACTTCCCTTCTCTAGGGGTCTTTTACCTTTGTTTTGGGCCATGGACTCACCTAATCTGTCCTCTTCTATCTCAGCCGTTGGGCCTCTCCCATCATGAGCCCATCTTTTGGGCTGGCTAGCCTCTGGTCCAGCAGAGATGGCCACCCTTTCCTTTAACTTTAGGCCCATCGCTGCATTCGGCTCACATGGACTCTTCTCTACGCCCCTTATCACTGGCGCCTGGGCCTGGTTTGCTATTCCTTTCCAGCCTAAGTTCCTCTTCTGCCAGCCCAGCCCCTTATTTGAATGCGTCAGCACCTCGGGCCGTTCGAAGACTAACTCTTGGGCCGTGGGCTTAATTGGTCTAGCCCCATCCATCAAAGAGCCATCCCCGTCAAAAGCCCAGCTCTTGGACGGCCTAGCCTCTG from Vitis vinifera cultivar Pinot Noir 40024 chromosome 9, ASM3070453v1 includes these protein-coding regions:
- the LOC100254285 gene encoding disease resistance protein At4g27190-like; translated protein: MELVTSVLGSLLADVGRHLYGFISSGIRNSRLYFNDLEKEMKLLTDLRNNVEMEGELVTIIEATEWLKQVEGIEHEVSLIQEAVAANHEKCCGGFLNCCLHRRQLAKGFKEVKRLEEEGFSLLAANRIPKSAEYIPTAPIEDQATATQNLAKIMNLLNDDGVRRIGVWGMGGVGKTTLIKNLNNKLRNASSAQPFRIVIWVTVSQELDLKKIQTQIAERLDLGLIMNGSNRTVAGRLFQRLEQEKFLLILDDVWEGIDLDALGVPQPEVHAGCKIILTSRRFDVCREMKTDIEVKMDVLNHEEAWKLFCQNAGEVATLKHIKPLAAGVAGECAGLPLAIIIMGTSMRGKTRVELWKDALNELRRSVPYNIEGIEDKVYKPLKWSYDSLQGESIKSCFLYCSLFPEDFSIQISELVQCWLAEGFINEQQNCEDVKNRGIALIENLKDCCLLEHGDHKDTVKMHDVVRDVAKWIASTLEDGSKSLVESGVGLGQVSEVELSKPLKRVSFMFNKITRLPEHAIGCSEASTLLLQGNLPLQEVPEGFLLGFQALRVLNMSGTQIQRLPSSILQLAQLRALLLKGCLRLVELPPLGSLCRLQVLDCSATLINELPEGMEQLKKLRELNLSRTIHLKTIQAEVIAGLSSLEVLDMTDSEYKWGVKGKVEEGQASFEELECLEKLIDLSIRLESTSCPALEDVNWMNKLNRFLFHMGSTTHEIHKETEHDGRQVILRGLDLSGKQIGWSITNASSLLLDRCKGLDHLLEAITIKSMKSAVGCFSCLKALTIMNSGSRLRPTGGYGARCDLLPNLEEIHLCGLTRLVTISELTSQLGLRFSKLRVMEVTWCPKLKYLLSYGGFIRTLKNLEEIKVRSCNNLDELFIPSSRRTSAPEPVLPKLRVMELDNLPKLTSLFREESLPQLEKLVVTECNLLKKLPITLQSACSMKEIKGEVEWWNELEWADDAIRLSLQHHFNS